A part of Carettochelys insculpta isolate YL-2023 chromosome 1, ASM3395843v1, whole genome shotgun sequence genomic DNA contains:
- the LOC142002770 gene encoding olfactory receptor 52N4-like: protein MAAFNLTPSGPSEFILTGIPGLEAAHIWISIPFSVFYIMDLLGNFTILFVVGKEQTLHKPMYLLICMLALTDIVMSTSVVPKALGIFWFNFRSITVGGCFTQTFFLYMVSAMQSAVLVIMAFDRYIAICNPLRYATVLTNARIAKLGLVGSIRAVFFILPEPLLLSSLPFCTNQIIPNTYCDHIAVAKISCGDITVNKIYGLLIALVVIGSDLTLIVLSYSLIIRAIFRISSKEAHQKALNTCTAHICVMLISYSFCLFSSVTHRFGEHIAPHIHIILANLYFTVPPMLNPIIYGVKIKELREKVGKHICRI from the coding sequence ATGGCAGCTTTCAATCTCACCCCATCTGGCCCTTCAGAATTCATATTAACAGGCATTCCTGGCCTAGAAGCTGCCcacatctggatttccatccctttctctgTGTTCTACATTATGGACCTCTTGGGAAATTTCACAATTCTGTTTGTTGTAGGCAaagagcagaccctgcacaagccgATGTACCTGCTGATCTGCATGCTGGCGCTCACAGACATTGTCATGTCTACTTCTGTCGTGCCGAAAGCGCTTGGTATATTTTGGTTCAACTTCAGAAGCATTACTGTGGGTGGCTGCTTCACCCAGACATTCTTCCTTTACATGGTTTCTGCCATGCAGTCAGCTGTTCTTGTCATaatggcctttgatcgctacATTGCCATATGTAACCCTCTGAGATACGCCACCGTCCTCACCAATGCACGAATAGCTAAGCTAGGGCTAGTGGGTTCGATAAGAGCTGTTTTCTTCATTTTGCCTGAGCCTCTGCTCCTGAGCTCACTGCCGTTCTGTACCAATCAAATTATTCCAAACACATACTGTGACCACATAGCTGTGGCAAAAATATCCTGTGGGGACATCACAGTCAACAAGATATATGGCCTGTTAATAGCACTTGTGGTTATTGGCTCAGATCTGACACTTATTGTCCTGTCCTACAGTCTGATAATCAGGGCCATCTTCAGAATCTCCTCTAAGGAAGCCCACCAGaaagccctcaacacctgcacagcCCACATCTGTGTCATGCTGATTTCTTATAGTTTCTGCCTCTTTTCTAGTGTGACACACAGGTTTGGTGAGCACATTGCTCCACATATTCACATTATATTGGCCAACCTCTATTTCACTGTCCCTCCCATGCTCAACCCTATAATTTATGGAGTCAAAATCAAAGAGCTTCGAGAAAAAGTGGGCAAACACATATGCAGAATATAA